The Candidatus Thiodiazotropha endoloripes genome has a window encoding:
- a CDS encoding response regulator has product MDSQPHILVVDDHQEIRTLLQRFLTDHGYRITTASNGVEMKKRLQDAAIDLIVLDLMMPGEDGLTLCRNLRAESNIPVIMLTAMGEETDRIIGLEMGADDYLAKPFNPRELLARIKAVMRRMGTMPEVSREELSQQLNFLGWTLRPASRELTDPQQTLVPLSTAEFTLLMAFVTRPGRVLSRDQLLDLARGREARAFDRAIDTLVSRLRRKLRDQPRNPQIIKTVRGGGYLFAAKVENNNASLA; this is encoded by the coding sequence ATGGATAGCCAACCCCACATTCTCGTTGTTGATGATCACCAGGAGATTCGCACCCTGTTGCAACGTTTTCTCACGGATCATGGATATCGCATCACCACCGCATCGAATGGCGTCGAGATGAAGAAGCGCCTGCAGGATGCAGCGATTGATCTGATCGTGCTCGATCTGATGATGCCCGGTGAAGATGGCCTGACCCTGTGCCGCAACCTTCGCGCCGAGTCGAATATCCCTGTCATCATGCTGACCGCCATGGGTGAAGAGACCGACCGGATCATCGGCCTGGAGATGGGAGCTGACGACTATCTGGCAAAACCATTCAACCCCAGAGAGTTACTTGCACGTATCAAAGCTGTGATGCGGCGCATGGGTACAATGCCTGAAGTCAGCCGTGAGGAGCTGTCGCAGCAACTGAATTTCCTAGGCTGGACACTGCGACCGGCATCCCGTGAACTGACCGATCCGCAACAGACCCTGGTCCCATTGAGCACCGCCGAATTCACCCTGTTGATGGCCTTTGTCACCCGCCCGGGCCGGGTACTCTCACGGGACCAGTTGCTCGATCTGGCACGTGGACGTGAAGCGCGTGCTTTTGACCGGGCGATCGACACGCTGGTCAGCCGACTGCGGCGCAAATTACGTGATCAACCCCGCAACCCGCAGATTATTAAAACCGTGCGTGGCGGCGGATATCTTTTTGCCGCCAAGGTAGAGAACAACAATGCGTCTCTGGCCTGA
- a CDS encoding ATP-binding protein: MRLWPDTLAGRTLALLVGATLLMMISSAILLQDERKARFDEHNLYRYLQRVATLTRLLSDATDQERSRIIKRVTEEGEKISLDETPWVDSHPRHPMEKKIARHISRSTGIRDHSAIRVMIELDGRGKSHRGEDHFRFRADKGIKTISISILLWDDLWLNFQTHHFKDAPPWASATLQGLLILLALLIVIGLLIARRMARPMAQLADAAERFGLGQPQSPIPEEGPREVRQTIHAFNLMQQRLQKQICDRSRMLAAVSHDLRTPITTLRLRAEYIEDQEMREKTLTTLAEMEAILSDTLSFARDEAADEQARSTDLAALLQSLIDDHADLGGNAEYQGPERFNFICRPVSLRRALNNLIDNALKYGESVVASLSTRPDQVTIHIDDSGPGIPDDQLEAVLTPFFRLEASRNRETGGTGLGLAVANSIILAHGGELSLENRPEGGLRVTLVLNQSEKQHDR, from the coding sequence ATGCGTCTCTGGCCTGATACACTCGCAGGGCGAACCCTGGCGCTACTGGTAGGTGCAACACTGCTGATGATGATCAGCAGTGCAATCCTGTTACAGGACGAACGCAAAGCCCGTTTCGATGAGCATAATCTCTACCGTTATCTACAGCGGGTGGCCACCCTCACCCGCCTGCTCAGTGACGCCACCGACCAGGAGCGCAGCCGCATCATCAAACGGGTCACCGAAGAGGGCGAAAAGATCAGCCTGGACGAAACTCCCTGGGTAGACTCCCACCCAAGACACCCCATGGAAAAGAAGATTGCCCGCCACATAAGTCGTTCAACCGGCATCCGCGACCACTCGGCTATCCGTGTCATGATTGAACTCGATGGTCGTGGCAAATCCCACCGGGGCGAGGATCATTTCCGGTTCCGGGCTGACAAGGGAATCAAAACCATCAGTATATCGATACTCCTTTGGGATGATCTATGGCTCAACTTCCAAACCCATCATTTCAAGGATGCACCACCCTGGGCCAGCGCTACCCTTCAGGGTTTATTGATACTGCTGGCCCTGCTTATTGTCATCGGCCTGTTGATTGCCCGACGCATGGCTCGCCCCATGGCTCAGCTGGCCGATGCCGCCGAGCGCTTCGGCCTCGGTCAGCCACAATCCCCCATTCCTGAAGAGGGGCCCCGGGAGGTTCGCCAAACCATCCACGCCTTCAACCTGATGCAGCAGCGCTTACAGAAACAGATCTGTGATCGTTCACGAATGCTTGCCGCGGTATCCCATGACCTGAGAACCCCGATCACCACGCTGCGACTCAGGGCGGAGTATATCGAGGACCAGGAGATGCGGGAGAAGACCCTGACCACCCTCGCCGAGATGGAAGCGATTCTCTCCGATACCCTGAGTTTCGCCCGTGACGAAGCAGCGGATGAACAGGCACGTTCCACCGATCTCGCGGCTCTGCTGCAGAGCCTGATCGACGACCATGCCGACCTGGGCGGCAATGCCGAATATCAGGGACCGGAGCGGTTCAATTTCATCTGCCGCCCGGTTTCGTTGCGACGGGCACTCAATAACCTGATTGATAACGCTTTGAAATATGGTGAGAGCGTGGTGGCGAGTCTCTCCACCAGACCGGACCAGGTCACAATCCATATTGATGACAGCGGGCCGGGTATTCCGGACGATCAGCTGGAAGCGGTATTGACACCTTTTTTCCGCCTCGAAGCTTCACGCAACCGGGAGACCGGCGGAACTGGACTTGGGCTGGCCGTAGCCAACAGCATCATACTCGCTCATGGTGGCGAACTGTCACTGGAAAACCGCCCGGAAGGGGGATTGCGGGTAACCCTGGTGCTGAATCAGTCAGAAAAACAACATGATAGATAA
- a CDS encoding MMPL family transporter produces MAQTHMPLNPRLLFASLLMLSIWAAISGWFRPSSTPTVEQLLPSEIVADAKQIHDSLESTTHFVLLDFSDTLPMERIQKLLEQLQDSTDGTKLLCVSAPVTNSPAPQAQLKLSECKYAEQSDSGSVLFWRHSNRESKQTHSSLHQAIEAKLGHLLKPSEMKQIALYSPESIRTQSWQAANDDLARIAPLLGLIILLIPLLAFRSLPAPAFIFLTASSTTTLTLLIFNFSLEGGFNALLLAVIPLIWAVSSMDAAHLVDRLESLHRRGTPQPFRHAFRELIGPCSVTTATTFIGFGALALQNSSPLLQSFGLTAAAGTGLALINTFLLGWLLLEPKHRTTRQQSRVNWFATLSHSLVRTTDSYPLPVLITWLVFTLSMVPFAQKVTTEIPFPNIFASDHPMSGQTELLQQRFTSDLRPLTLYLTATKNTGSANNQLLHAVSATADYLSKLPETRLLLPTAIIHTLCDDECGKMGSASSQLMGYPDNSGVFRLDVFFSPLERQRQQQIIGWLKHFDQTMLSHHRLVFGGPGYLYPEVESLGLSGAVNGLLISLSGIILLLIVVFRQPGLVLAALLVTLLPLWLVVGIMGTVGINWSLALLGVPAMLFGLAADDTIHLLWHRKRTGSLRRLLRYNAIKSGTALTSTTLMLCLCVATLGLSSLQANQHIAILLSVGMALALLLDLTLLPALVSLMRRKSPQQLQ; encoded by the coding sequence ATGGCCCAAACCCATATGCCGCTGAACCCACGCCTTCTGTTTGCCTCCCTGCTGATGTTATCAATCTGGGCTGCCATATCAGGCTGGTTCAGACCATCCTCAACGCCAACTGTCGAGCAGCTGCTCCCTTCAGAGATCGTCGCTGATGCAAAACAGATACATGACTCTTTAGAAAGCACCACCCATTTCGTGCTGCTCGACTTTTCCGACACCCTGCCCATGGAGAGAATTCAGAAGTTGTTGGAACAGTTACAGGACTCAACGGATGGCACAAAGCTGCTCTGCGTATCAGCACCGGTAACCAACTCCCCTGCACCACAAGCCCAACTCAAACTCAGTGAATGCAAATACGCTGAGCAGAGCGATTCCGGATCAGTTCTTTTTTGGCGCCATAGCAATCGAGAATCCAAACAAACCCATAGCTCACTCCACCAGGCGATTGAAGCAAAGCTCGGCCATCTGCTGAAACCATCCGAAATGAAACAGATCGCGCTCTACTCTCCAGAGTCGATCCGTACTCAATCATGGCAGGCTGCCAACGACGACCTGGCCCGCATCGCTCCCCTGCTAGGATTGATCATCCTGCTGATCCCCCTGCTTGCCTTCAGATCCCTGCCGGCTCCGGCCTTCATTTTTTTAACGGCCAGTAGCACAACCACCCTTACCCTGCTGATCTTCAATTTCAGTCTGGAAGGAGGTTTCAACGCCCTGTTACTCGCCGTCATACCATTAATCTGGGCAGTCTCATCGATGGATGCGGCACATTTGGTGGACCGACTGGAGAGCCTCCATAGACGTGGCACTCCCCAGCCATTCCGCCACGCATTTCGGGAGTTGATAGGACCCTGCTCCGTCACCACAGCCACCACCTTTATCGGTTTTGGCGCCCTGGCGCTGCAGAATAGTTCGCCATTACTGCAAAGTTTCGGATTAACTGCAGCAGCTGGTACTGGACTTGCACTGATCAACACCTTTCTGCTCGGTTGGCTACTGCTGGAACCAAAGCATCGCACAACCCGGCAGCAGTCTCGAGTCAATTGGTTTGCCACACTGAGTCACTCCCTGGTCAGGACAACAGACAGCTATCCGCTACCAGTTCTCATCACCTGGTTGGTATTCACCCTATCAATGGTGCCGTTTGCGCAAAAGGTTACAACAGAGATCCCGTTTCCGAATATCTTTGCCAGTGATCACCCGATGAGTGGTCAAACCGAGTTACTTCAACAGCGTTTCACCAGTGATTTACGCCCTCTAACCCTCTATCTGACTGCAACGAAAAACACGGGGAGTGCGAACAACCAGCTACTCCATGCGGTCAGTGCCACAGCAGATTATCTCAGCAAATTACCTGAGACCCGCTTGCTACTTCCTACAGCGATAATCCATACCCTGTGCGATGATGAGTGCGGCAAAATGGGATCAGCCTCTTCTCAACTGATGGGATATCCGGATAACTCAGGCGTGTTCAGGTTGGATGTCTTCTTTTCACCGCTGGAACGGCAGCGGCAACAGCAGATCATCGGCTGGCTGAAGCATTTCGATCAAACCATGCTCAGCCATCACCGGTTAGTCTTTGGCGGTCCGGGATATCTCTACCCCGAAGTGGAGTCACTGGGACTGTCAGGCGCGGTTAATGGTCTGCTGATCTCATTGAGCGGTATTATCTTGCTGCTGATCGTGGTATTTCGTCAGCCCGGTTTGGTGCTTGCCGCACTGCTGGTAACCCTGTTACCGCTTTGGTTGGTCGTCGGCATCATGGGAACAGTCGGTATCAACTGGTCACTGGCCCTGCTTGGAGTTCCCGCGATGCTGTTTGGTCTGGCAGCTGATGACACCATACACCTGCTATGGCATCGCAAGCGAACCGGATCGCTTCGCCGCCTGCTTCGTTACAACGCCATTAAAAGCGGTACGGCGCTGACCTCGACAACCCTGATGCTATGCCTGTGTGTTGCCACACTGGGTCTCTCCTCACTGCAAGCCAACCAACACATTGCCATACTGCTTTCAGTCGGTATGGCACTTGCCCTGCTACTGGATCTGACCCTGCTGCCGGCTCTGGTCAGCTTGATGAGACGCAAATCACCTCAACAATTGCAGTAA
- a CDS encoding DUF4405 domain-containing protein: MNNLNTRKWSTPLIIGSGLVVVISGVLMFFGVHNPIQLAHEWVGMVFAIAIGLHVLNHWGGIKKYFAQPMALSLVGSVALVSSAFIFLSLTDAGASPMMNIVMSIESSPVDEVAPLLNETPQSVVTRMQAAGLKVEDSADTIVEIANANDREPRALMKLLFSQKSS; the protein is encoded by the coding sequence ATGAATAATCTGAATACCCGTAAATGGTCGACGCCACTGATCATTGGAAGCGGTCTGGTTGTGGTGATTTCCGGTGTGCTGATGTTTTTTGGTGTACATAATCCGATACAGCTGGCACATGAGTGGGTCGGTATGGTGTTTGCCATCGCCATTGGTTTGCATGTGCTCAATCATTGGGGGGGGATTAAGAAGTACTTTGCTCAACCCATGGCTTTGAGTCTGGTCGGATCTGTGGCTCTCGTCAGCAGTGCCTTTATATTTTTATCCCTTACGGATGCCGGCGCCAGCCCGATGATGAACATCGTGATGAGTATAGAGTCTTCACCGGTGGATGAGGTGGCGCCACTGCTCAATGAGACACCCCAGAGTGTGGTGACTCGCATGCAGGCGGCCGGGCTCAAAGTGGAGGACAGCGCAGATACGATTGTCGAAATCGCCAATGCAAACGATCGCGAACCACGTGCATTGATGAAGCTGTTGTTCAGTCAGAAGAGTTCTTGA
- a CDS encoding porin — translation MKKFILATSVAAVCALPMAATAGNTVYGTLSYSVNSVDQDTAGGQDGLSGEDNVSLLGVKGSFGDSIKAFYHLQTGAPSDADGSGRAFRQRFYFGGLSGSFGKVAYGRMTNAYKFPGFAMDPFYNLSHVNAGGSVAFGGATYGLSPATNGFTDNALQYTSPALGGSFTVNAGVYIDDSNEDEHGYNFGGQWKADNFNVGVQFASNGDVGTVPNVVADGDAVRLYGGYKGDNWSVGLSYESVDLSASVEDVGYLYLVGRYKVTATTEVIGSIGSVDDGPAEGTGFMGGVFHTITDNTQIYVTYSAASIEPSGGTDKDPSVFAIGAKHKFKFGGS, via the coding sequence ATGAAGAAATTCATACTTGCTACATCAGTTGCAGCTGTCTGTGCTTTACCCATGGCGGCGACAGCAGGAAACACCGTATATGGAACGTTGAGTTATTCGGTTAACAGCGTCGATCAAGATACGGCTGGGGGGCAGGATGGCCTGAGTGGAGAAGATAACGTCTCATTGCTTGGGGTCAAAGGTTCGTTCGGCGATTCAATCAAGGCCTTCTATCACTTGCAGACCGGTGCACCATCTGATGCAGACGGATCCGGGCGGGCATTCAGGCAGCGTTTCTATTTCGGCGGACTGAGCGGTAGTTTCGGTAAGGTCGCCTATGGACGAATGACAAATGCCTACAAATTCCCCGGCTTTGCCATGGACCCTTTTTATAATCTCTCACATGTCAATGCTGGCGGCAGTGTGGCATTTGGTGGTGCTACCTACGGTCTGTCACCCGCGACTAACGGTTTTACCGATAATGCCCTGCAGTACACTAGTCCGGCGCTGGGTGGTAGTTTCACAGTGAATGCAGGCGTCTATATCGACGATAGCAACGAAGATGAACATGGATATAATTTTGGCGGTCAATGGAAGGCGGACAACTTCAACGTTGGGGTGCAGTTCGCATCAAACGGCGATGTCGGTACCGTTCCGAATGTGGTTGCTGATGGAGATGCCGTGCGCCTGTATGGTGGATACAAGGGCGATAACTGGAGTGTGGGTCTATCCTATGAATCAGTTGACCTCAGTGCATCAGTTGAGGATGTTGGTTATCTCTACCTCGTTGGCCGATACAAGGTAACTGCCACAACTGAGGTTATTGGCTCCATTGGCTCAGTTGATGACGGTCCTGCAGAAGGTACAGGCTTTATGGGCGGTGTATTCCATACCATCACAGACAATACTCAGATCTATGTAACTTATAGTGCAGCAAGCATTGAGCCTTCCGGCGGAACGGACAAAGATCCTTCCGTGTTTGCTATCGGTGCGAAGCATAAGTTTAAGTTTGGTGGTAGTTAA
- a CDS encoding DUF2452 domain-containing protein, with the protein MKTLDIHTHLLNPAASSHREYDKIAVRFFAKGLSVDPARLRDTPYQTYLEAMVKSLLQQTTRDQQIHRAQCNFQKKPGQIYHLHQNRHGNTLLSMLLPDDWQGKIIKDKSDHLKAIHQLLSDQM; encoded by the coding sequence ATGAAAACTCTAGATATCCACACCCATTTGCTCAATCCTGCAGCGAGTTCACACAGAGAATACGATAAAATAGCCGTGCGTTTTTTTGCCAAGGGCCTCAGTGTCGATCCAGCCCGTTTGAGAGACACCCCCTATCAGACCTACCTCGAAGCGATGGTAAAATCGTTACTTCAACAAACGACCCGTGATCAACAGATTCACCGGGCTCAGTGCAACTTCCAGAAGAAACCAGGACAGATCTACCACCTCCACCAGAACCGTCATGGAAATACCCTGCTCTCCATGCTCTTGCCGGATGACTGGCAGGGCAAAATTATTAAAGACAAGAGTGACCACCTGAAAGCGATTCATCAACTGCTCAGCGACCAGATGTAA
- a CDS encoding EAL domain-containing protein: protein MWFSRLITLLFLIACSGPLLSTNNPQQANRGYQSVVLQLKWKHQFQFAGYYAAKAKGYYRELGLEVEIREHQGRAPVEVMLEGEADYAVSGANALIKRANGYPVVALAAIYQHSPYALLVRGDSDIHRVSDLFGRRVMIGTGTQDAALHAMLKRGGLTSDEYIRLPSSFDANSLLSGETDAFNAYMTDQGFLLGQAGVVPRHIMPKDYGIDFYGDVLVTTEQRISEDPEQVENFRKATLKGWAYALANRDEVVDLILQNYNTQGMSRAHLVYEADVSKELIQPLLVEIGYMHPERWRQIHEIFIELNFLGENSRIEGLLYQAKPPIPDWLSWSYEHYISVLIGALLTIGLLLSLIIVRLRLLVRQHTTELIEKERSYRTIFNAAPEGMWVIDPQRKTVDVNDRLQDLLGYSKEEMLGKTPMEFVDETNKQIFIEQTNRISKVERRSYDIELRHKDGYNIPTHFSAVTLRQRDGRVFSSIAFVEDITERKRMEGELRAGEQNLRRLVNSQPACVSTIGKDGELLSINPKGLEIIQADTLDQLSKNIIFDLIDEPYKDAFEQINQLVFEGQSASLTFSITGLKGRHIWLETHAVPIMDSEGEVIEHLGLTHDVTDRLNMEMQVYSEREFLQAVIDNITDVVMVIDPDLQIQLMNKSVKQVLKGFGFERDLPKYYFDLPFVSYPADRSDAQDCPVHRVLENGRQASAILTRPFSSNSSKLKRVEVIASPLLNSDGTLRGVIEVARDITEHLELLDEVKQQKDNLQHLAHHDSLTNLPNRALFLMRLQQAISKAKRSNSQLAVLFVDLDRFKEINDSLGHAVGDMVLKEVAKRFSESVREEDLLARLGGDEFTFISEGLKKPQHAATVAQQIIHSLELPFEMDNHQFFLTASIGISVYPQDGRTADTLLRNADAAMYKAKDEGKNTFQYYTADMTEQAFERIFLESSLRRALVEDQLVVYYQPQYDTAGGGLIGVEALVRWMHPDMGMVSPSRFIPLAEDTGLIISLGEQVLRVACKQMASWYEQGIAPQKLAVNLSVKQISSAELIPTIKTILEETGCRSEWLEFEVTEGFLMKDPEASVSILQQLRDLGADLAVDDFGTGYSSLAYLKRFPLTRLKIDRSFIHDVPGDADDVAITRAIIAMAKNLNLNVLAEGVENEEQRRFLVAEGCNDAQGFYFGRPLSAAETSKLLIKENGNTSGSSASDLPDPLRG, encoded by the coding sequence ATGTGGTTTTCCAGGCTGATCACTCTGCTGTTTCTGATAGCTTGCAGCGGCCCGCTGCTGTCTACCAACAATCCGCAACAAGCCAATCGTGGATATCAGTCGGTTGTTCTGCAGCTGAAGTGGAAGCATCAGTTTCAATTTGCCGGATACTATGCTGCCAAGGCGAAGGGTTACTACAGAGAGTTGGGTCTGGAGGTGGAAATCAGGGAGCATCAGGGTCGCGCCCCGGTTGAAGTGATGCTCGAGGGTGAGGCGGATTATGCCGTCAGCGGGGCGAATGCTCTGATCAAGCGAGCCAATGGCTATCCGGTGGTGGCCTTGGCGGCGATCTATCAGCACAGCCCTTACGCCTTACTGGTAAGAGGCGATTCCGATATTCACCGGGTTTCCGATTTGTTTGGACGGCGGGTGATGATCGGCACTGGTACGCAGGATGCTGCACTCCATGCGATGCTGAAAAGAGGCGGTCTTACCAGCGATGAGTATATTCGCCTGCCCAGCAGTTTTGATGCGAATTCTTTGTTGTCTGGAGAGACTGATGCCTTCAATGCCTATATGACTGATCAGGGTTTTCTGCTGGGTCAGGCGGGAGTGGTGCCCCGCCATATCATGCCGAAGGATTATGGCATCGACTTCTATGGCGATGTGCTGGTTACAACCGAGCAGCGAATCAGTGAAGATCCTGAGCAGGTTGAAAACTTTCGCAAGGCGACACTCAAGGGCTGGGCCTATGCCTTGGCAAATCGGGATGAGGTCGTTGATCTGATTCTGCAAAATTACAATACCCAGGGTATGTCTCGTGCCCATCTTGTCTATGAAGCTGATGTTTCCAAAGAGTTGATACAGCCACTGTTGGTTGAGATCGGCTACATGCATCCTGAACGCTGGAGACAGATACATGAGATATTCATTGAATTGAATTTTCTAGGAGAGAATAGCCGTATCGAAGGGTTGCTGTACCAGGCGAAGCCACCGATACCTGATTGGCTGAGCTGGAGCTATGAACACTATATTTCAGTCCTGATTGGTGCGCTGTTGACGATCGGCTTATTGCTGTCGTTAATTATCGTCAGGCTGCGATTACTGGTCAGGCAACATACCACAGAGCTGATCGAAAAAGAGCGCAGTTATCGAACAATTTTTAATGCTGCACCTGAGGGAATGTGGGTCATTGATCCTCAACGCAAGACAGTGGATGTCAATGATCGCCTGCAGGATTTATTGGGTTACAGTAAGGAGGAGATGCTTGGGAAAACCCCAATGGAGTTCGTCGACGAGACAAATAAACAGATTTTTATTGAGCAGACAAACAGAATAAGTAAAGTCGAAAGACGCAGTTACGATATTGAGCTGCGGCATAAGGATGGGTACAACATCCCGACACACTTCAGTGCGGTAACTTTGCGACAACGGGATGGCAGAGTCTTCTCCTCAATTGCCTTTGTGGAAGATATTACCGAGCGTAAAAGAATGGAGGGAGAATTAAGAGCCGGAGAGCAGAATCTCAGGCGTCTGGTCAATTCACAACCTGCCTGTGTCAGTACCATCGGAAAAGATGGGGAGCTGCTCAGTATCAATCCGAAAGGGCTTGAGATCATTCAGGCGGATACATTGGATCAATTGTCAAAGAATATTATTTTTGATTTGATTGATGAGCCATACAAAGACGCATTTGAACAGATCAATCAATTGGTCTTTGAAGGTCAGAGTGCCTCCTTGACGTTCAGTATTACCGGGTTGAAAGGCAGGCATATCTGGCTGGAAACCCATGCAGTGCCAATCATGGATTCTGAAGGTGAGGTTATCGAACATCTTGGATTGACCCATGATGTGACTGATCGTCTCAATATGGAGATGCAGGTTTACAGCGAACGGGAGTTTTTGCAGGCAGTTATCGATAACATCACAGATGTGGTGATGGTGATCGATCCCGACCTGCAGATTCAATTAATGAACAAGAGTGTCAAACAGGTACTGAAGGGATTTGGTTTTGAGCGTGATCTGCCCAAATACTACTTTGATCTGCCATTCGTCTCCTATCCGGCAGACCGATCTGATGCTCAGGATTGCCCTGTTCACCGGGTACTTGAGAACGGCCGTCAGGCCAGTGCAATCTTGACCCGGCCATTTTCGTCAAACAGTAGCAAATTGAAACGGGTGGAGGTGATCGCCTCTCCTCTGCTGAACAGTGATGGCACTCTGCGTGGTGTTATCGAAGTGGCCAGGGATATCACTGAGCATCTTGAGCTCCTGGATGAGGTCAAACAGCAGAAGGATAACCTGCAACATCTGGCGCACCATGATTCCCTGACCAATCTGCCCAACAGGGCGTTGTTTCTGATGCGTCTGCAACAGGCGATCAGTAAAGCCAAACGTAGTAACTCTCAACTGGCGGTGCTGTTTGTCGATCTGGATCGATTTAAAGAGATCAATGACAGTCTTGGTCATGCGGTTGGCGATATGGTCTTGAAAGAGGTTGCCAAGCGATTTTCGGAAAGTGTGCGGGAAGAGGATCTGTTGGCTCGACTGGGTGGTGATGAATTTACATTCATTTCAGAGGGGCTGAAAAAACCACAGCATGCAGCCACGGTGGCGCAGCAGATTATCCACTCTCTTGAGTTGCCGTTTGAGATGGATAATCATCAGTTCTTTCTGACCGCGAGTATCGGAATCAGCGTCTATCCTCAGGATGGTCGAACGGCAGATACCCTGCTGCGCAATGCGGATGCGGCCATGTATAAAGCAAAAGACGAGGGTAAGAATACATTCCAATACTATACCGCTGATATGACCGAGCAGGCTTTTGAGAGGATTTTTCTCGAATCAAGTTTGCGGCGAGCATTGGTTGAGGATCAATTGGTTGTCTACTACCAACCTCAATATGATACTGCCGGTGGTGGTCTGATCGGCGTTGAAGCTTTGGTACGTTGGATGCATCCCGATATGGGTATGGTCTCACCTTCGAGGTTTATTCCATTGGCTGAGGATACCGGGCTGATCATTTCATTGGGAGAGCAGGTGTTACGAGTTGCCTGTAAGCAGATGGCCAGCTGGTACGAGCAGGGCATAGCGCCGCAGAAGTTGGCGGTCAATCTATCGGTAAAACAGATAAGCAGTGCTGAGCTTATACCGACCATCAAAACCATACTGGAAGAGACGGGGTGCCGGTCTGAGTGGCTTGAGTTTGAAGTGACTGAAGGTTTTTTGATGAAAGATCCTGAGGCCTCGGTTTCGATCCTGCAGCAGTTGCGAGATCTTGGTGCAGACCTGGCGGTTGATGATTTTGGTACGGGTTACTCATCACTGGCCTATCTAAAACGATTTCCATTGACACGGCTGAAAATTGATCGTTCGTTTATACATGATGTGCCTGGTGATGCTGATGATGTGGCGATTACCCGTGCGATCATAGCGATGGCCAAGAACCTGAATCTGAATGTGCTGGCGGAAGGCGTGGAGAACGAGGAGCAGAGACGCTTTCTGGTGGCTGAAGGCTGCAATGATGCCCAGGGTTTCTATTTTGGCCGGCCGCTTTCCGCAGCAGAGACCAGTAAACTGTTGATCAAGGAAAACGGCAATACCAGCGGCTCCTCTGCTTCGGATCTGCCTGATCCATTGCGCGGATAG